In Luteolibacter rhizosphaerae, one genomic interval encodes:
- a CDS encoding xanthine dehydrogenase family protein molybdopterin-binding subunit has protein sequence MSGAAMGNVNRVDGPAKVTGKAKYASDFRGDGLLYGRIVDAPIARGRILSIETEAALACPGVVYIFTHDDQPSLAWLERNYRDQVGPDGSPFRPLHDDVIRFSGQVVALVLADSLEAARHGAGLVRLRCEQEAHATDLEEQRPESFEEPDSRSGMGKPPEPRGDVGIALVEAPASIQERYSTSPQHHNPMEPFATTAIWERDGSLTVYDKTQAVMNDKKYLTQVFGFGKDELQVLSPFVGGAFGSGLRPHHVAFLAVLAARELKRNVRVVLERKQMFALGFRPPSIHDLQLGATAAGHLTAVAHDALGATSRFENYVEQIVNWSGGTYDCPNVRLGYRIAALDVNTPCDMRAPGAASGVFALESAVDELAWKLGMDPLEFRILNHAAKDPNEEKPYSSKQLLECYRQGAERFEWHRRGHDCGSMRDGSILIGWGVATGVWDAMQVPSSAKAVLGANGKLTVSAATSDIGTGTYTMMAVIAARTLGLSVDDVVPQLGDSRLPMAPLEGGSFTAASVGTAVQKACLKIRKRLIRLAKDLDGSLLAGVDEKEIILENGRIAIKGDASRSHGITEVLQRTGTKEISRKTLAIPSLLKQRKVSIKTHSAVFAEVKVDEDLGTLHVTRVVCAVAAGQILNLKTARSQIMGGVVWGISMALHEESVMDHAHGRFINHDLAGYHIPVNADVGSIEVIFVEEKDSVVNPLGVKGVGEIGIVGTAAAVANAVFHATGKRVRSLPITLDKLL, from the coding sequence ATGAGTGGGGCGGCAATGGGAAACGTGAACCGGGTGGACGGGCCGGCAAAGGTCACGGGAAAAGCAAAGTATGCCTCGGACTTCCGCGGGGATGGTCTGCTCTACGGTCGCATCGTAGACGCGCCAATCGCGCGGGGAAGAATCCTCTCGATCGAAACGGAAGCGGCCCTTGCCTGTCCGGGAGTAGTCTACATCTTCACCCACGACGATCAGCCATCGCTAGCGTGGCTGGAGAGAAACTACCGCGATCAGGTCGGTCCGGATGGTAGTCCATTCCGCCCTCTGCACGACGATGTCATCCGCTTTTCCGGGCAAGTGGTAGCGCTGGTATTGGCCGATTCGCTGGAAGCCGCGAGGCACGGAGCCGGACTGGTGCGGCTGCGATGTGAGCAGGAGGCACACGCGACCGATCTGGAAGAGCAGCGGCCGGAGTCCTTTGAAGAGCCGGACTCCCGCTCGGGCATGGGCAAGCCCCCGGAGCCGCGCGGTGATGTGGGGATCGCGCTGGTGGAAGCCCCGGCCTCGATTCAAGAACGCTACTCGACCTCCCCCCAGCATCACAACCCGATGGAACCTTTCGCCACGACCGCGATCTGGGAGCGTGATGGCAGCCTGACGGTCTATGACAAGACCCAAGCCGTGATGAACGATAAAAAGTATCTGACCCAGGTCTTCGGCTTCGGAAAAGACGAGCTCCAGGTGCTATCCCCTTTCGTGGGGGGAGCTTTCGGTTCGGGCCTGCGACCGCATCATGTGGCCTTTCTGGCTGTGCTGGCAGCGCGTGAGTTGAAGCGGAACGTACGCGTGGTGCTTGAAAGGAAGCAGATGTTTGCTCTCGGGTTCCGGCCGCCATCGATCCACGATCTCCAGCTCGGGGCCACTGCTGCCGGGCATCTCACCGCCGTGGCACATGATGCCCTCGGCGCGACTTCCCGCTTCGAGAATTACGTCGAGCAGATCGTCAACTGGTCGGGCGGCACTTATGATTGCCCGAACGTGAGGTTGGGCTACCGGATCGCAGCGCTGGACGTGAACACGCCCTGCGACATGCGCGCGCCGGGTGCGGCCTCCGGTGTCTTCGCGCTGGAATCCGCAGTCGACGAACTGGCGTGGAAGCTAGGGATGGATCCTCTGGAGTTCCGTATCCTCAACCACGCTGCAAAGGACCCGAACGAAGAAAAACCCTACTCCAGCAAGCAACTGCTCGAGTGCTATCGGCAGGGTGCGGAGCGCTTCGAGTGGCACCGCCGCGGGCATGACTGCGGCAGCATGCGCGACGGGAGCATCCTCATCGGCTGGGGCGTGGCGACAGGAGTCTGGGATGCGATGCAAGTACCCTCCAGTGCGAAGGCCGTGCTGGGCGCGAACGGGAAGCTCACGGTAAGCGCGGCAACATCGGACATCGGCACGGGAACCTACACGATGATGGCGGTGATCGCGGCAAGAACCCTCGGGCTCTCCGTGGACGACGTGGTGCCACAACTCGGTGATTCACGTCTGCCGATGGCTCCCCTGGAAGGAGGTTCCTTCACCGCGGCAAGCGTGGGGACGGCGGTGCAGAAGGCCTGCCTGAAGATCCGGAAACGTCTGATCCGGCTGGCGAAGGATCTGGATGGATCGCTGTTGGCGGGCGTGGATGAGAAGGAAATCATCTTGGAGAATGGACGGATCGCCATCAAAGGAGACGCGTCCCGCTCGCACGGCATCACGGAGGTGCTGCAGCGGACGGGAACTAAGGAGATCAGCCGTAAGACGCTGGCAATCCCCTCGCTCCTCAAGCAGCGCAAGGTCAGCATCAAGACACACTCCGCCGTCTTCGCGGAGGTGAAGGTGGATGAAGACCTAGGGACGCTTCACGTGACCCGGGTGGTATGTGCGGTGGCGGCGGGGCAGATTCTGAATCTGAAAACGGCGCGAAGCCAGATTATGGGCGGAGTGGTGTGGGGCATTAGCATGGCCCTGCACGAGGAGAGCGTGATGGATCATGCGCACGGGCGTTTCATCAACCACGATCTGGCCGGGTATCATATCCCGGTGAACGCGGATGTCGGAAGCATCGAGGTGATTTTCGTGGAAGAGAAAGATTCGGTGGTGAACCCGCTGGGGGTGAAAGGCGTGGGTGAGATCGGCATCGTGGGGACCGCGGCGGCGGTGGCGAATGCGGTTTTCCATGCGACCGGAAAGCGTGTAAGATCCCTGCCAATTACTTTGGACAAGCTTCTTTGA
- a CDS encoding cryptochrome/photolyase family protein has protein sequence MPSPSAQTIHWFRRDLRILDNPSLHHAAASADSVLPVYILSDWKQNHVWTGPKRQAFLCKSLESLAKNLETLEGRLIIRCGSADEELEKLIKESGAKSLSFNRDPDPFGREMEARVEKMAKRLGVECIGFHDVTLHTPQEVLTQDGKPYRVFTPYSKNWLTLPKPEPLPKPKALNTPQGIKSLDLPANAHWKLPEPEGCEILEGGERAALQRLKTAVSSRIKNYKDLRDSPAVPGTSRLGQDLRFGLLSPRTIYRRVMEAGGGEGPDTFVKELAWREFYMAILWHYPQVLENEFNDDWHGLWWAEPDANFEAWKEGRTGFPIVDAGIRELLTTGFMHNRLRMITAMFLTKDLHVDWRLGEQFFLQHLVDGEIASNNGGWQWSAGTGADAAPYFRIQNPWSQAKRHDPEGTYIKRWVPELKDVPVDRLMEPPKDGRPIAKGYPLPCVDHHEERDRTLAIFKKHREGKR, from the coding sequence ATGCCCTCCCCTAGCGCGCAGACGATTCATTGGTTCCGGCGGGACCTCCGGATCCTCGATAACCCGTCCCTCCACCACGCCGCGGCTTCCGCGGACTCCGTTCTCCCGGTCTATATCCTGAGCGACTGGAAGCAGAACCACGTCTGGACCGGCCCGAAGCGCCAGGCATTCCTCTGTAAGTCACTGGAATCACTGGCCAAGAACCTCGAAACGCTGGAGGGCCGCCTGATCATCCGCTGCGGCTCTGCGGACGAGGAGCTGGAAAAGCTGATCAAGGAAAGCGGCGCCAAGTCCCTGAGCTTCAATCGCGACCCCGACCCCTTCGGCCGCGAGATGGAAGCCCGGGTCGAGAAGATGGCCAAGCGCCTCGGCGTGGAATGCATTGGTTTTCATGACGTGACGCTCCACACCCCGCAGGAGGTGCTGACCCAAGATGGCAAGCCCTATCGCGTCTTCACCCCCTACTCGAAGAACTGGCTCACCCTGCCCAAGCCGGAACCCCTCCCGAAGCCGAAGGCGCTCAACACGCCGCAGGGCATCAAGTCCCTCGATCTGCCCGCGAATGCCCACTGGAAGCTCCCGGAGCCGGAGGGCTGCGAGATCCTGGAGGGCGGGGAGCGCGCCGCACTGCAGCGCCTGAAGACCGCCGTCAGTTCCCGTATCAAGAACTACAAGGACTTGCGCGATTCACCCGCCGTCCCCGGCACCTCCCGGCTCGGGCAGGACCTGCGCTTCGGCCTGCTCTCCCCCCGCACTATATATAGGCGCGTGATGGAGGCCGGCGGTGGCGAAGGCCCCGATACCTTCGTTAAGGAACTGGCCTGGAGGGAGTTCTACATGGCGATCCTCTGGCACTACCCGCAAGTCCTTGAAAATGAGTTCAACGACGACTGGCACGGTCTCTGGTGGGCCGAACCCGACGCCAACTTCGAGGCCTGGAAGGAAGGCCGCACCGGCTTCCCCATCGTCGACGCCGGCATCCGCGAACTCCTGACCACCGGTTTCATGCACAACCGCCTGCGGATGATCACGGCGATGTTCCTGACCAAGGACCTGCATGTGGACTGGCGTCTGGGGGAGCAGTTCTTCCTGCAGCACCTCGTGGATGGGGAGATCGCCTCGAACAACGGCGGCTGGCAGTGGAGCGCCGGGACGGGGGCGGATGCCGCGCCCTACTTCCGCATCCAGAACCCGTGGTCGCAGGCGAAACGCCACGACCCGGAGGGCACGTACATCAAGCGCTGGGTCCCGGAGTTGAAGGATGTGCCCGTGGACCGTCTGATGGAACCGCCGAAGGACGGTCGACCGATCGCGAAGGGCTATCCCCTGCCCTGCGTGGATCACCACGAGGAGCGCGACCGCACCCTGGCGATCTTCAAGAAGCACCGGGAGGGGAAGCGGTGA
- a CDS encoding (2Fe-2S)-binding protein: protein MNSVVFPRTSALGPTPDVLEKHRVRLRLNGADSQYEVEPWRTLLDLLREDAGLTGCKKGCDHGQCGACTVLLNGKRINSCLTLAVMSEGAEVVTIEGIAKDGELHPLQQAFIDHDAFQCGFCTPGQICSAIGMLDEGAPRDDDEMRERMSGNLCRCGAYPNIVDAIRSTLEKEETL from the coding sequence ATGAACTCCGTCGTCTTTCCTCGAACTTCCGCGCTTGGCCCCACGCCCGACGTTCTGGAGAAACATCGCGTCCGGCTCCGCTTGAACGGAGCCGATTCCCAATACGAAGTGGAGCCGTGGCGGACCCTCTTGGATCTGCTACGAGAGGATGCAGGCCTCACGGGCTGCAAGAAGGGCTGCGACCACGGCCAATGCGGGGCCTGCACGGTGCTGCTCAATGGCAAGCGGATCAACTCCTGCCTGACTCTCGCCGTGATGAGCGAGGGTGCGGAGGTGGTGACGATCGAGGGAATCGCGAAAGATGGCGAGCTGCATCCCCTCCAACAAGCCTTCATCGATCACGATGCATTCCAATGCGGGTTCTGTACGCCTGGTCAGATCTGCTCGGCGATCGGGATGCTGGATGAGGGTGCGCCACGCGACGACGACGAAATGCGCGAGAGAATGAGCGGCAACCTCTGCCGCTGCGGAGCCTATCCGAACATCGTGGATGCAATCCGAAGCACGCTGGAAAAGGAGGAAACGTTGTGA
- a CDS encoding FAD binding domain-containing protein, whose protein sequence is MNPFTYSRVATLPECQRELGKTGSAAVIAGGTNLLDLMKEGIEKPSSVVDINPLPWHEIAALENGGLRLGALARNAETAAHPAVAERYPLLAAAILAGASPQIRNMASNGGNLMQRTRCFYFYDTATPCNKRSPGSGCAALKGFNRIHAVLGGSASCIAVHPSDMCVALAALEAVVIVEGARGSRAIPFANFHLLPGDTPDIENTLAPDEMIVCIDLPPKGFANHYSYVKVRDRRSYAFALVSVAAALEIEDGAISTARLALGGVAHKPWRDERAERVLTGRAPARENFQKAADVLMQDARGRGFNDFKIELARRAIVRALEEASNKQASES, encoded by the coding sequence GTGAATCCTTTCACCTACTCACGGGTGGCCACGCTGCCAGAGTGCCAGCGCGAACTGGGCAAGACCGGATCAGCCGCAGTGATCGCAGGCGGAACCAACCTCCTCGATCTGATGAAGGAAGGCATTGAGAAGCCTTCAAGCGTGGTGGACATCAATCCCCTACCCTGGCACGAGATCGCCGCGTTGGAGAACGGCGGGCTTAGGCTCGGCGCTTTGGCCCGGAATGCGGAGACGGCGGCTCATCCGGCGGTGGCCGAGCGGTATCCGCTGCTGGCCGCGGCGATTCTCGCGGGTGCTTCCCCGCAAATCCGCAACATGGCGAGCAACGGCGGCAACCTGATGCAGCGGACTCGCTGCTTCTATTTCTACGACACGGCCACGCCCTGCAACAAACGCAGCCCGGGCAGCGGGTGCGCGGCGCTGAAAGGCTTTAACCGCATCCATGCGGTGCTTGGCGGCAGCGCGAGCTGCATCGCGGTGCATCCCTCTGACATGTGCGTGGCCTTGGCAGCACTGGAGGCGGTGGTGATCGTGGAGGGTGCCCGTGGCAGCCGCGCGATCCCCTTCGCGAACTTCCATCTTCTGCCCGGCGACACACCTGATATCGAGAACACCTTGGCACCGGACGAGATGATCGTTTGCATCGATCTGCCGCCGAAGGGCTTCGCGAACCACTACTCCTATGTGAAGGTGCGCGACCGGCGCTCGTATGCCTTCGCTCTGGTGTCCGTGGCGGCGGCGCTGGAGATCGAGGACGGGGCGATCTCGACCGCACGGCTGGCCCTCGGCGGGGTGGCTCACAAGCCTTGGCGCGATGAAAGGGCGGAGCGAGTGCTCACCGGCCGTGCACCGGCGCGTGAGAATTTCCAGAAGGCTGCCGATGTCCTGATGCAGGATGCGAGGGGCCGCGGCTTCAACGACTTCAAAATCGAACTGGCACGGCGCGCGATCGTGCGGGCCCTCGAAGAAGCCTCCAACAAACAAGCGTCCGAATCATGA